Proteins encoded by one window of Cyprinus carpio isolate SPL01 chromosome B6, ASM1834038v1, whole genome shotgun sequence:
- the LOC109075514 gene encoding G-protein coupled receptor 22-like yields MVSMETDGSFSGGHGLSLLQAEDSVGDGLAQQEGSWLGFRATVSAVLLLELLLGVGGNLTVLVLYCGHCSLLESVSHAVTLSLHTLDLLLCLLCLPITATLLILGGASVPHHALLCCLHESAASFASVGTALNLLLISLDRYDISVRPANRLLTPRRATILLVGVWAVSLAMPLLPFVEAGFVSGQGEGVFVHSNSTVLCSEWGGTLQAHLLLQVPVFLCSLAVMLFTYSRILQALRIRIGRTPRSHRDSKRPVHRLWLRRKKSTRSPDHTTRNTPTSPPPLSTGPLIASDTVTTVTINTETNTPSLNTPLSPTPTVSVITSPLSPTPTASMVTMPLSPATSVSVITSSHIPTPATSSVATPLSPRPTVSTVTTQLSPAPVQGPPSMGVGASVSAILALRRAVRRHRDRRERQRRVFRMSVIIILSFLLCWAPLSIMPLLMLAIGPSDWLERLRICFLVLAYWTVVLHPLLYAFTRQKLRKVLHTRLRRLRPQKNTQTRIRANTSIRRKHRADCSDATDRCLTEAVRE; encoded by the coding sequence ATGGTGTCCATGGAGACAGATGGCAGCTTCAGTGGGGGCCACGGTTTGTCCCTCTTACAGGCTGAAGATAGCGTGGGGGACGGACTCGCTCAGCAGGAGGGGTCGTGGCTCGGCTTCCGGGCTACAGTGAGTGCTGTGCTGCTGCTGGAGCTGCTCCTGGGAGTGGGTGGCAATCTGACCGTGCTGGTGTTATACTGTGGTCACTGCAGCCTGTTGGAGTCCGTCAGTCATGCTGTCACTCTCAGTCTGCACACCCTTGACCTGCTGCTCTGTCTCCTCTGCTTGCCAATCACTGCCACGCTCCTCATTCTGGGCGGAGCCTCGGTTCCTCACCACGCCCTTCTCTGCTGTCTCCACGAATCGGCAGCCAGCTTCGCCAGTGTGGGCACCGCACTTAACCTGCTGCTCATCAGCTTAGATCGCTATGACATCAGTGTCCGGCCAGCCAATCGACTGCTGACACCTCGAAGAGCCACCATTTTACTTGTTGGAGTATGGGCGGTTTCTTTAGCCATGCCCCTCCTACCGTTCGTGGAGGCGGGGTTTGTTTCGGGGCAAGGCGAGGGGGTGTTTGTGCACTCCAATAGCACTGTGCTTTGCTCAGAGTGGGGAGGAACTCTACAGGCTCATCTTTTACTACAGGTTCCCGTGTTCCTGTGCTCTCTCGCTGTGATGCTGTTTACATACTCACGAATTCTTCAGGCACTGCGCATCCGCATCGGACGCACACCCAGGTCCCACCGAGACAGCAAACGACCTGTGCATCGCCTCTGGTTACGGCGTAAAAAGTCAACGAGGTCGCCGGATCACACGACGAGAAACACACCCACCTCCCCACCGCCGCTTTCAACCGGACCACTTATCGCCTCAGATACAGTTACAACAGTAACCATCAACACTGAGACGAACACTCCCTCGCTCAATACGCCACTTAGCCCCACCCCTACTGTATCTGTTATAACGTCTCCTTTAAGCCCCACCCCCACTGCTTCAATGGTAACCATGCCTTTGAGTCCTGCCACATCTGTATCCGTCATAACTAGCTCTCACATCCCCACCCCTGCTACATCATCAGTGGCCACGCCTTTGAGCCCCAGGCCCACTGTATCCACAGTAACCACTCAGCTAAGCCCCGCCCCCGTTCAGGGTCCGCCCAGCATGGGCGTGGGAGCGTCAGTATCGGCCATTTTGGCTCTACGTCGAGCAGTTCGGCGCCACCGGGATCGGCGGGAACGCCAAAGGCGTGTTTTTCGCATGTCCGTTATCATAATCCTCTCGTTTCTGCTATGCTGGGCGCCTCTCTCCATCATGCCCCTTCTCATGCTGGCCATCGGGCCATCTGATTGGCTAGAACGCCTGAGAATCTGCTTCCTGGTGCTTGCTTATTGGACGGTAGTGCTACATCCGCTGCTGTACGCGTTCACGCGGCAAAAACTGCGCAAAGTTCTGCATACCCGTCTCCGCAGGCTGCGGCCACAAAAAAACACGCAGACTCGAATTCGCGCTAATACCAGTATCCGCCGCAAGCACAGGGCAGATTGCAGTGATGCTACTGACCGCTGCCTGACAGAGGCTGTTAGAGAGtga